The following proteins are co-located in the Vallicoccus soli genome:
- the kdpC gene encoding potassium-transporting ATPase subunit KdpC: MTSLTATLAALGRQSLAGLRVLLLLTVLLGVAYPLAVTAVAQVAFPRQAHGSMIELDGRTVGSSLVGQAFEGPEWFHGRPSAAGDGYDALASGASNLGPENPDLLAAVEERRAAVAAQDGVDPDDVPPDALTASASGLDPHVSPEYARQQADRVASARGLDPAEVRGLVEEHVQGRTLGVLGAPRVNVLELNVALERRSGAGEP, from the coding sequence ATGACCTCGCTCACCGCCACGCTCGCCGCCCTCGGCCGGCAGTCGCTCGCCGGCCTGCGCGTGCTGCTGCTGCTCACGGTCCTGCTCGGGGTCGCGTACCCGCTCGCCGTCACCGCCGTCGCGCAGGTCGCGTTCCCGCGGCAGGCGCACGGCTCGATGATCGAGCTCGACGGGCGCACCGTCGGCTCGAGCCTCGTCGGGCAGGCCTTCGAGGGGCCGGAGTGGTTCCACGGCCGTCCCTCGGCCGCCGGCGACGGGTACGACGCCCTGGCCAGCGGCGCGTCCAACCTCGGCCCGGAGAACCCGGACCTGCTCGCGGCGGTCGAGGAGCGCCGGGCCGCCGTCGCCGCGCAGGACGGGGTCGACCCCGACGACGTGCCGCCCGACGCCCTCACGGCGTCGGCCAGCGGGCTCGACCCGCACGTCTCCCCGGAGTACGCCCGCCAGCAGGCCGACCGCGTCGCGTCCGCCCGGGGGCTCGACCCCGCGGAGGTCCGCGGCCTCGTCGAGGAGCACGTGCAGGGTCGTACGCTCGGCGTCCTGGGAGCGCCCCGCGTCAACGTCCTCGAGCTCAACGTCGCGCTCGAGCGGCGGTCCGGCGCGGGGGAGCCGTGA
- a CDS encoding DUF4118 domain-containing protein — MRRGRLRVYLGAAPGVGKTYRMLGEAHRRAERGTDVVVALVETHGRRRTAAMVEGLEVVPRRVVVHRGVELGELDVDAVLARRPEVALVDELAHTNAPGSRHEKRWQDVEDLLAAGIDVISTVNIQHLASLTDVVASITGVRQQETVPDEVVRRADQVELVDMTPEALRRRLAHGNVYAGETVDAALAQWFRPGNLTALRELALLWLADRVDDALEAYRAERGIAATWPARERVVVALTGGPEGETLVRRAARIARRGAGGELLAVHVVRDDGIAGAAPGALAAQRRLVEELGGSFHAVVGDDVADAVLDFARGVNASLLVLGVSRRRRLSVALRPGAGERVIQGSGAMDVHVVTHERAGSRRRRAPRRDPLGRRRRVAGWVLALAGPAALAAVLLATQDLHSLPTELMLFLTLTVVVALVGGLWPAVAGAVVGSLLVNFLFTPPVRTWTVADPENAFALGVFVAVAVAVASVVDLAARRSAQASRARAEAETLSLLAGSVLRGEVGVDAVLARLRETFAVRSVSLLERDDERSPWRCVRSSGAGPCAAPEEGDAEIVVSPRLALALQGRVLAAGDRRVLEAFAAHAATALERERLAADAARAQELEEGNSIRSALLAAVSHDLRTPLATSRAAVSSLLQQDVAFSPEDERALLSTVDEATSRLERLIDDLLDVSRIEADAVRVRLRPASLDEVLPGALAAVPPGAVEVDAPEDLPLVSTDPGLVERALANVVENAVRHAPRGSRVRVSAAVVPAPGGPVVQVRVVDRGPGVPDEDKPAMFRPFQRLGDAPAGAGTGLGLAVARGFLDAVGARVAAEDTPGGGLTMVVDLPLDGAGAPAAAGAGA, encoded by the coding sequence GTGCGCAGGGGCAGGCTGCGGGTCTACCTCGGGGCGGCGCCGGGGGTCGGCAAGACGTACCGGATGCTCGGCGAGGCGCACCGGCGGGCCGAGCGGGGCACCGACGTGGTCGTCGCGCTCGTCGAGACCCACGGGCGGCGGCGCACCGCCGCGATGGTCGAGGGGCTGGAGGTCGTCCCGCGCAGGGTCGTCGTGCACCGGGGCGTCGAGCTCGGCGAGCTCGACGTGGACGCCGTCCTCGCCCGCCGACCCGAGGTCGCCCTCGTCGACGAGCTCGCCCACACCAACGCGCCCGGCAGCCGGCACGAGAAGCGCTGGCAGGACGTCGAGGACCTCCTCGCCGCGGGGATCGACGTGATCTCCACGGTCAACATCCAGCACCTCGCGTCGCTGACCGACGTCGTCGCGTCGATCACCGGGGTGCGCCAGCAGGAGACGGTGCCCGACGAGGTGGTGCGCCGGGCCGACCAGGTCGAGCTCGTCGACATGACGCCGGAGGCGCTGCGGCGGCGGCTGGCCCACGGCAACGTCTACGCGGGCGAGACGGTCGACGCGGCGCTCGCGCAGTGGTTCCGCCCGGGCAACCTCACCGCCCTGCGCGAGCTCGCGCTGCTGTGGCTCGCCGACCGGGTGGACGACGCCCTCGAGGCGTACCGCGCCGAGCGGGGGATCGCCGCGACGTGGCCGGCCCGGGAGCGCGTGGTCGTCGCGCTGACGGGCGGGCCGGAGGGCGAGACGCTCGTACGGCGCGCCGCCCGCATCGCCCGCCGCGGCGCGGGCGGTGAGCTGCTGGCCGTGCACGTCGTGCGCGACGACGGCATCGCGGGGGCGGCGCCGGGGGCGCTCGCCGCGCAGCGCCGGCTGGTCGAGGAGCTCGGCGGCAGCTTCCACGCGGTGGTCGGGGACGACGTCGCCGACGCGGTGCTGGACTTCGCCCGCGGCGTCAACGCGTCGCTGCTCGTCCTCGGCGTGAGCCGCCGGCGCCGCCTCTCGGTGGCCCTGCGGCCCGGTGCCGGGGAGCGGGTGATCCAGGGGTCGGGCGCGATGGACGTCCACGTGGTGACGCACGAGCGGGCCGGGAGCCGCCGGCGCCGCGCGCCGCGCCGCGACCCGCTCGGCCGTCGCCGCAGGGTCGCGGGCTGGGTGCTCGCGCTCGCCGGCCCCGCCGCCCTCGCCGCCGTGCTCCTCGCGACGCAGGACCTGCACAGCCTGCCGACCGAGCTCATGCTCTTCCTGACCCTGACGGTCGTCGTGGCGCTGGTCGGCGGGCTGTGGCCGGCCGTCGCCGGCGCCGTCGTGGGCAGCCTGCTCGTCAACTTCCTCTTCACCCCGCCGGTGCGCACCTGGACCGTCGCCGACCCGGAGAACGCCTTCGCGCTCGGGGTGTTCGTCGCGGTCGCCGTGGCCGTCGCCTCGGTGGTGGACCTCGCCGCCCGGCGCTCGGCCCAGGCCTCGCGCGCCCGGGCGGAGGCCGAGACCCTCTCGCTGCTCGCCGGCAGCGTGCTGCGCGGCGAGGTCGGGGTGGACGCCGTGCTGGCCCGGCTGCGCGAGACCTTCGCGGTGCGCTCGGTGAGCCTGCTCGAGCGCGACGACGAGCGCAGCCCGTGGCGCTGCGTCCGGTCCAGCGGGGCCGGGCCCTGCGCCGCCCCGGAGGAGGGCGACGCGGAGATCGTGGTCTCCCCGCGGCTGGCGCTCGCCCTGCAGGGGCGGGTGCTGGCGGCGGGCGACCGGCGGGTGCTCGAGGCCTTCGCGGCGCACGCGGCGACGGCGCTGGAGCGCGAGCGCCTGGCCGCGGACGCCGCGCGGGCGCAGGAGCTCGAGGAGGGCAACAGCATCCGCTCGGCGCTGCTGGCGGCGGTCTCGCACGACCTGCGCACCCCGCTCGCGACGAGCCGCGCCGCCGTGAGCAGCCTGCTGCAGCAGGACGTCGCCTTCAGCCCCGAGGACGAGCGCGCCCTGCTCTCCACCGTCGACGAGGCGACGTCCCGGCTCGAGCGGCTCATCGACGACCTGCTCGACGTGTCGCGCATCGAGGCGGACGCGGTGCGGGTGCGGCTGCGCCCCGCCAGCCTCGACGAGGTGCTGCCGGGGGCGCTCGCGGCGGTCCCGCCGGGGGCGGTCGAGGTCGACGCCCCCGAGGACCTGCCGCTGGTGAGCACGGACCCCGGCCTCGTGGAGCGCGCGCTGGCCAACGTGGTGGAGAACGCGGTGCGGCACGCCCCGCGCGGCTCGCGGGTGCGGGTCTCCGCGGCCGTGGTCCCCGCCCCGGGCGGGCCGGTCGTGCAGGTGCGCGTCGTGGACCGGGGTCCAGGGGTCCCCGACGAGGACAAGCCGGCGATGTTCCGGCCGTTCCAGCGCCTGGGCGACGCCCCCGCGGGCGCCGGGACCGGCCTCGGGCTCGCCGTCGCGCGCGGCTTCCTCGACGCGGTCGGCGCCCGGGTCGCCGCCGAGGACACCCCGGGGGGTGGGCTGACCATGGTCGTCGACCTGCCGCTGGACGGGGCCGGGGCCCCCGCGGCCGCCGGGGCGGGCGCGTGA
- a CDS encoding response regulator — protein MSRVLVVEDEPGLARALAINLRARGWEVVTAADGRGALEAAAAEHPDVVVLDLGLPDLDGVEVIHGLRGWSRVPVVVLSARHDSDDKVEALDAGADDYVTKPFSMDELLARLRAAVRRAAPGDADEAVVVAGALTVDLARKKVRRDGHDVRLTPTEWQLLEVLVRARGRLVGRHELLAEVWGPAYRTETHYLRVYTAQLRRKLEDDPAHPRHLLTEAGMGYRFEV, from the coding sequence GTGAGCCGCGTCCTCGTCGTCGAGGACGAGCCCGGGCTCGCGCGCGCCCTCGCGATCAACCTGCGGGCCCGCGGCTGGGAGGTGGTCACGGCCGCGGACGGGCGGGGAGCGCTGGAGGCCGCGGCCGCGGAGCACCCCGACGTCGTGGTGCTCGACCTGGGCCTGCCCGACCTCGACGGCGTCGAGGTGATCCACGGCCTGCGCGGCTGGAGCCGGGTGCCGGTCGTCGTGCTCAGCGCCCGCCACGACTCCGACGACAAGGTCGAGGCGCTCGACGCGGGCGCCGACGACTACGTCACCAAGCCCTTCTCCATGGACGAGCTGCTCGCCCGGCTGCGCGCCGCCGTGCGGCGGGCGGCGCCGGGCGACGCCGACGAGGCGGTCGTCGTGGCCGGCGCCCTCACCGTCGACCTGGCGCGCAAGAAGGTGCGCCGGGACGGGCACGACGTGCGCCTGACCCCCACGGAGTGGCAGCTGCTCGAGGTGCTCGTGCGGGCCCGGGGCCGGCTCGTCGGCCGGCACGAGCTGCTCGCCGAGGTGTGGGGGCCTGCCTACCGCACGGAGACGCACTACCTGCGCGTCTACACCGCCCAGCTGCGCCGCAAGCTCGAGGACGACCCCGCCCACCCGCGGCACCTGCTCACCGAGGCGGGGATGGGCTACCGCTTCGAGGTCTGA
- a CDS encoding multicopper oxidase domain-containing protein — protein MSEPTSPRDLRRNALSRRALLVGAAGTVAATPVATLALGAGGTVTAAPAAAATGRTRAITMYAERMDGGMVGYGLEPGKATVPGPLLEMWEGDTLEITLVNTTDQRLSIHPHGVNYDVDSDGSPFNGSFNEPGETRTYTWTTVPMKRDRGIWMPGSAGYWHYHDHAWGEHGTQGIAAGLYGGLVVRRVGDILPDRTVTVVFNDMTINNRMAPDAPMFEARLGERVEWVCIGHGNQLHTFHLHAHRWANNRTGLLQGRDDVTQVVDNRDLNPGDSFGFQVVAGLGVGAGAWMYHCHVQFHADGGMAGIFLVRNADGSMPPGAQESIDRFHAGHGHGTTAPPASGSTGGHAGH, from the coding sequence ATGAGCGAGCCCACCTCCCCGCGGGACCTGCGCCGGAACGCGTTGTCCCGGCGGGCCCTGCTCGTCGGCGCCGCGGGCACCGTCGCCGCGACCCCCGTGGCCACCCTGGCCCTGGGCGCCGGCGGCACCGTCACGGCCGCCCCGGCGGCGGCCGCCACCGGCCGGACCCGCGCCATCACCATGTACGCCGAGCGGATGGACGGCGGCATGGTCGGCTACGGCCTCGAGCCCGGGAAGGCGACGGTGCCCGGCCCCCTCCTGGAGATGTGGGAGGGCGACACCCTCGAGATCACGCTGGTGAACACGACCGACCAGCGCCTGTCGATCCACCCGCACGGGGTCAACTACGACGTCGACAGCGACGGCAGCCCCTTCAACGGCTCCTTCAACGAGCCGGGCGAGACGCGGACGTACACCTGGACGACCGTGCCCATGAAGCGCGACCGCGGCATCTGGATGCCCGGCAGCGCGGGCTACTGGCACTACCACGACCACGCGTGGGGCGAGCACGGCACCCAGGGCATCGCCGCGGGCCTGTACGGCGGCCTCGTCGTCCGGCGGGTCGGCGACATCCTCCCGGACCGCACGGTGACCGTCGTGTTCAACGACATGACGATCAACAACCGGATGGCCCCGGACGCCCCGATGTTCGAGGCCCGCCTGGGGGAGCGCGTCGAGTGGGTCTGCATCGGCCACGGCAACCAGCTGCACACCTTCCACCTGCACGCGCACCGCTGGGCCAACAACCGCACGGGGCTGCTGCAGGGCCGTGACGACGTGACGCAGGTCGTGGACAACCGCGACCTCAACCCCGGCGACTCGTTCGGGTTCCAGGTCGTCGCCGGGCTCGGCGTCGGCGCGGGCGCGTGGATGTACCACTGCCACGTCCAGTTCCACGCCGACGGCGGCATGGCCGGGATCTTCCTCGTGCGCAACGCCGACGGGAGCATGCCGCCCGGCGCGCAGGAGTCCATCGACCGCTTCCACGCGGGCCACGGCCACGGCACCACCGCGCCGCCGGCGAGCGGCAGCACCGGCGGCCACGCCGGCCACTGA
- a CDS encoding ThuA domain-containing protein translates to MLRRRETPTTARGRSRPGVLRPLAVALTSAALAVGPAAVPAGAQPDAAAQATAAQQAPAEARTKAAAKASAKAAATAAAPVRVLVFHGAPDAQDDPVAEAAQAVAQLGAQHGFAVEASSDPAVFSAAGLDGYRGVVFLSAEGVELTGAQESALQDYVGAGGGFLGVRDAARAQEASQWFGGLIGARVAGARPDPEDVAEVSATAENAPNEDAENLVDGDPGTKWLAFEPTATLTVRLAEAVAVKRYTLTSANDFDGRDPRSWTLQGSQDGQAWEDVDARSGEDFPERFQPRDFDVEGETAYGWYRLVITENAGDDLTQLAELSLFGPDAVEQPDPELPVEEGTVDLVDRQHPATAPLPLTWDHEDKWLDWADDPAGEVHTVAQLEPQGQPAGGVSAFTPVSWCRDYDGGRSFYTGLGGTPETWTDATFRRHLLGALQWTTGTVRGDCQATIASNYRTERLTAENEDGELDQIGEPHGLTVAQDGTVFYVGRGACPSGPVVPWSDPDVGLGCGTIHQWDPETGQASLLTTLDVMGNRGSGDELVKNEEGLLGIVPDPDFAENHWLYVYWMPHDSIDRERRVGLRTVSRFTYDPSGPSIDQNTRVDLLQWETQIHSCCHAGGGMAFDDEGNLYVGSGDSNSSGGSGGYSGNNWEQEYAGISFQDARRTAGNTNDLNGKILRIHPEDDGTYSIPAGNLFPESRDPGDKTRPEIYVMGVRNISRLQVDADTDWLTAAWVGPDAFAPDPELGPAKYETATIITSAGNQGWPYCMGNGQPYRDRSNEDADVLAGWYDCDAPKNTSPRNTGLVDLPPVRDNMIWYSPSGGGPVFPLREDGSGIPTYEEEDATYTLPWLRGGGQAVMSGPTYRTSQVDPASDVAWPSYWEGKWFLGDQSNPNNRVAVTVDPAQVPAQGAPAFGEDLRHILPGGRADDRVQSWMDAKFGPDGALYMLDYAGGFFSLDDNQKLVRVTYHGGAPTPAPAASGTSVQGDPLTVAFTGERSGGVAYRWDFGDGTTSTQANPRHTYARVGSYEATLTVTYADGSTATVTADATTTCTIPDDRGTVWFGDVDSGVANDDLGGCTVNDLFQDEKEWASHNQFLRHVKGVAAGLFEDSRITRKERQALVNAAARSQIGVEPGGYRTIFDGTRESLRDWVQLPGGRFDLRPDGSLRSNGGLGMLWYAGEELGDFSVKLKFRDVSQGDTYANGGVFTRFPDPTAPADELPECAQGASSPAWVAIYCGHEIQIYDGPTGEPQKTGSVYNFDPVGLDQAAVSPKGAWNEYEVRVVGQQYTIIRNGVVINEFENSPGKQSSRAGDPPTDLRQFERGFIGLQNHGANDLIEIRDVRVQEL, encoded by the coding sequence GTGCTACGTAGGCGCGAGACCCCCACGACGGCGAGGGGGCGCTCCCGACCGGGGGTCCTCCGGCCGCTGGCCGTGGCCCTGACGAGCGCGGCGCTCGCGGTCGGCCCGGCCGCGGTCCCCGCAGGCGCCCAGCCCGACGCGGCAGCGCAGGCCACCGCGGCGCAGCAGGCTCCCGCGGAGGCCCGCACGAAGGCGGCCGCGAAGGCGTCCGCGAAGGCGGCGGCGACGGCGGCGGCGCCGGTGCGCGTCCTCGTCTTCCACGGCGCCCCGGACGCGCAGGACGACCCGGTCGCGGAGGCGGCCCAGGCGGTCGCCCAGCTCGGCGCGCAGCACGGCTTCGCGGTCGAGGCGTCCTCCGACCCGGCCGTGTTCAGCGCCGCGGGCCTGGACGGCTACCGCGGCGTGGTGTTCCTGTCGGCCGAGGGCGTCGAGCTCACCGGCGCCCAGGAGAGCGCGCTCCAGGACTACGTCGGTGCCGGCGGCGGCTTCCTCGGCGTGCGCGACGCCGCGCGGGCCCAGGAGGCGTCGCAGTGGTTCGGCGGCCTCATCGGCGCCCGCGTGGCCGGCGCCCGGCCGGACCCGGAGGACGTCGCGGAGGTCTCCGCCACGGCGGAGAACGCCCCGAACGAGGACGCGGAGAACCTCGTCGACGGCGACCCCGGGACCAAGTGGCTGGCCTTCGAGCCGACCGCGACGCTCACGGTGCGCCTGGCCGAGGCGGTCGCGGTGAAGCGCTACACCCTGACCTCGGCGAACGACTTCGACGGCCGCGACCCCCGGTCGTGGACCCTGCAGGGCTCGCAGGACGGCCAGGCGTGGGAGGACGTCGACGCCCGCAGCGGCGAGGACTTCCCCGAGCGCTTCCAGCCGCGCGACTTCGACGTCGAGGGCGAGACCGCGTACGGCTGGTACCGCCTCGTCATCACCGAGAACGCGGGCGACGACCTCACGCAGCTCGCCGAGCTGTCCCTCTTCGGCCCGGACGCGGTCGAGCAGCCCGACCCCGAGCTGCCGGTGGAGGAGGGCACCGTCGACCTCGTCGACCGCCAGCACCCGGCGACGGCCCCGCTGCCGCTCACGTGGGACCACGAGGACAAGTGGCTGGACTGGGCCGACGACCCGGCGGGCGAGGTGCACACCGTCGCCCAGCTCGAGCCGCAGGGCCAGCCGGCCGGCGGCGTCTCCGCGTTCACGCCCGTGTCCTGGTGCCGTGACTACGACGGCGGCCGCTCGTTCTACACCGGCCTCGGCGGGACGCCGGAGACCTGGACCGACGCGACGTTCCGCCGGCACCTGCTGGGCGCCCTGCAGTGGACGACGGGCACGGTCCGCGGCGACTGCCAGGCGACCATCGCCTCGAACTACCGCACCGAGCGCCTCACGGCGGAGAACGAGGACGGCGAGCTCGACCAGATCGGCGAGCCGCACGGCCTCACGGTCGCGCAGGACGGCACCGTCTTCTACGTCGGTCGCGGCGCCTGCCCGAGCGGGCCGGTCGTGCCCTGGAGCGACCCCGACGTCGGGCTCGGCTGCGGCACGATCCACCAGTGGGACCCCGAGACCGGCCAGGCCTCGCTGCTGACGACGCTCGACGTCATGGGCAACCGCGGCAGCGGCGACGAGCTCGTCAAGAACGAGGAGGGCCTGCTCGGCATCGTGCCGGACCCGGACTTCGCCGAGAACCACTGGCTCTACGTCTACTGGATGCCGCACGACTCGATCGACCGCGAGCGGCGCGTCGGGCTGCGCACGGTGTCCCGCTTCACCTACGACCCCTCGGGGCCGAGCATCGACCAGAACACGCGGGTCGACCTGCTGCAGTGGGAGACGCAGATCCACAGCTGCTGCCACGCCGGCGGCGGGATGGCGTTCGACGACGAGGGCAACCTCTACGTCGGCTCCGGTGACAGCAACTCCTCCGGAGGGTCCGGCGGCTACTCCGGCAACAACTGGGAGCAGGAGTACGCCGGGATCAGCTTCCAGGACGCGCGCCGCACCGCGGGCAACACCAACGACCTCAACGGCAAGATCCTGCGGATCCACCCGGAGGACGACGGCACGTACTCGATCCCGGCCGGCAACCTCTTCCCGGAGTCCCGCGACCCGGGCGACAAGACCCGCCCCGAGATCTACGTCATGGGCGTGCGCAACATCTCGCGCCTGCAGGTCGACGCCGACACCGACTGGCTGACCGCGGCCTGGGTCGGGCCGGACGCCTTCGCGCCGGACCCCGAGCTCGGGCCCGCGAAGTACGAGACGGCGACGATCATCACCTCGGCGGGCAACCAGGGCTGGCCGTACTGCATGGGCAACGGCCAGCCGTACCGCGACCGGAGCAACGAGGACGCCGACGTCCTCGCCGGCTGGTACGACTGCGACGCGCCCAAGAACACCTCGCCGCGCAACACCGGCCTCGTCGACCTGCCGCCGGTGCGCGACAACATGATCTGGTACTCGCCGAGCGGCGGCGGCCCGGTCTTCCCGCTCCGCGAGGACGGCAGCGGCATCCCCACGTACGAGGAGGAGGACGCCACCTACACGCTGCCGTGGCTGCGCGGCGGCGGGCAGGCCGTCATGTCCGGCCCGACGTACCGCACCTCGCAGGTCGACCCGGCCAGCGACGTGGCCTGGCCGTCGTACTGGGAGGGCAAGTGGTTCCTCGGGGACCAGTCCAACCCGAACAACCGCGTCGCCGTGACGGTCGACCCGGCGCAGGTGCCGGCCCAGGGCGCCCCCGCGTTCGGCGAGGACCTGCGGCACATCCTCCCCGGCGGGCGGGCGGACGACCGCGTGCAGAGCTGGATGGACGCCAAGTTCGGCCCTGACGGCGCGCTCTACATGCTCGACTACGCCGGCGGCTTCTTCAGCCTCGACGACAACCAGAAGCTCGTCCGGGTGACGTACCACGGCGGGGCCCCGACCCCCGCGCCCGCCGCGTCCGGCACGAGCGTGCAGGGCGACCCGCTGACCGTGGCCTTCACCGGCGAGCGGTCCGGGGGCGTCGCGTACCGCTGGGACTTCGGCGACGGCACCACGTCGACGCAGGCGAACCCGCGGCACACCTACGCCCGGGTCGGCTCCTACGAGGCCACGCTCACCGTGACCTACGCCGACGGCAGCACCGCCACCGTCACCGCGGACGCGACGACGACCTGCACCATCCCGGACGACCGGGGGACCGTGTGGTTCGGCGACGTGGACTCCGGGGTCGCCAACGACGACCTGGGCGGCTGCACGGTCAACGACCTGTTCCAGGACGAGAAGGAGTGGGCGAGCCACAACCAGTTCCTGCGCCACGTCAAGGGCGTCGCGGCCGGCCTGTTCGAGGACAGCCGCATCACCCGCAAGGAGCGCCAGGCCCTGGTGAACGCTGCCGCCCGCTCGCAGATCGGCGTGGAGCCCGGCGGCTACCGCACGATCTTCGACGGCACGCGCGAGTCGCTGCGCGACTGGGTGCAGCTGCCCGGCGGGAGGTTCGACCTGCGCCCCGACGGCTCCCTGCGCTCGAACGGCGGGCTGGGGATGCTCTGGTACGCCGGCGAGGAGCTCGGCGACTTCTCGGTGAAGCTGAAGTTCCGGGACGTGTCCCAGGGCGACACCTACGCCAACGGCGGCGTCTTTACCCGCTTCCCGGACCCGACCGCCCCGGCGGACGAGCTGCCGGAGTGTGCGCAGGGCGCCTCGTCGCCGGCCTGGGTGGCCATCTACTGCGGCCATGAGATCCAGATCTACGACGGGCCCACCGGCGAGCCGCAGAAGACCGGCTCGGTCTACAACTTCGACCCGGTCGGCCTCGACCAGGCCGCGGTCAGCCCGAAGGGCGCGTGGAACGAGTACGAGGTCCGCGTGGTCGGCCAGCAGTACACGATCATCCGCAACGGCGTGGTCATCAACGAGTTCGAGAACTCGCCCGGCAAGCAGTCGTCCCGGGCGGGCGACCCGCCGACGGACCTGCGCCAGTTCGAGCGCGGCTTCATCGGGCTGCAGAACCACGGCGCGAACGACCTCATCGAGATCCGCGACGTCCGGGTGCAGGAGCTGTAG
- a CDS encoding DsbA family oxidoreductase: MSRPTTAPGTVTLVSDVMCGWATVALHRFYRARAAAGLDDAVRVDHRVFLLEDVNQVALGWRIIEPEKPVVGACEPGLGVKPWQRDLSEYPVTSLLANEAVQAAKGQSYAAAEQLDMALRLGFWRDSRCVSMLHEVLDVAAACDRVDLDRLRDDLESGRARGPMLREYRAHRDAVQGSPHFFLADGTDVHNPGIAIHQEGETGAGFLVVDEDDPSAVEELVRRAAAAA; the protein is encoded by the coding sequence ATGAGCCGACCGACGACCGCGCCCGGCACCGTCACCCTCGTCAGCGACGTCATGTGCGGGTGGGCCACGGTGGCCCTGCACCGCTTCTACCGGGCCCGCGCCGCCGCGGGGCTCGACGACGCGGTCCGCGTCGACCACCGGGTGTTCCTGCTGGAGGACGTCAACCAGGTGGCGCTGGGCTGGCGGATCATCGAGCCGGAGAAGCCCGTCGTCGGCGCCTGCGAGCCCGGCCTCGGCGTGAAGCCCTGGCAGCGCGACCTCTCCGAGTACCCGGTGACGAGCCTGCTCGCCAACGAGGCGGTGCAGGCGGCCAAGGGGCAGTCGTACGCCGCCGCGGAGCAGCTGGACATGGCGCTGCGGCTGGGCTTCTGGCGGGACAGCCGCTGCGTGTCGATGCTGCACGAGGTGCTCGACGTGGCCGCGGCCTGCGACCGGGTGGACCTCGACCGGCTGCGGGACGACCTCGAGTCGGGCCGGGCCCGGGGGCCGATGCTGCGCGAGTACCGCGCGCACCGCGACGCCGTGCAGGGGAGCCCGCACTTCTTCCTCGCCGACGGCACCGACGTGCACAACCCCGGGATCGCGATCCACCAGGAGGGCGAGACCGGGGCCGGGTTCCTCGTCGTCGACGAGGACGACCCGTCCGCGGTCGAGGAGCTCGTGCGGCGCGCCGCCGCGGCGGCCTAG
- a CDS encoding glucose 1-dehydrogenase, with translation MSQPPQQQDVPGTQGEMTPKPDCGEESYRGHGRLEGRAAIITGGDSGIGRAVAIAYAREGADVLISYLDEEEDARDTASWVERAGRRAVLVPGDLADPQHCKAVVAKAVEEFGKVDVLVSNAAYQMTRQSIEEIPDEEWDRTFDTNVRAMFHLVKAALPHMGPGSSIIGSSSVNSDSPSPTLAPYAATKAAIANFTASLAQMLGERGIRANSVAPGPVWTPLIPATMPEEKVESFGGDTPLGRPGQPAELAPVYVLLASDEGSYISGARIAVTGGRPIL, from the coding sequence GTGAGCCAGCCACCCCAGCAGCAGGACGTGCCCGGCACCCAGGGCGAGATGACGCCGAAGCCCGACTGCGGCGAGGAGAGCTACCGCGGGCACGGCCGCCTCGAGGGCCGGGCCGCGATCATCACCGGCGGCGACAGCGGCATCGGGCGCGCCGTCGCCATCGCCTACGCCCGCGAGGGCGCGGACGTGCTCATCAGCTACCTCGACGAGGAGGAGGACGCGCGCGACACTGCGTCCTGGGTCGAGCGGGCCGGCCGCCGCGCCGTCCTCGTGCCGGGCGACCTCGCCGACCCGCAGCACTGCAAGGCGGTCGTCGCCAAGGCGGTCGAGGAGTTCGGCAAGGTGGACGTCCTCGTCAGCAACGCCGCCTACCAGATGACGCGGCAGTCGATCGAGGAGATCCCGGACGAGGAGTGGGACCGGACGTTCGACACGAACGTGCGGGCGATGTTCCACCTGGTCAAGGCGGCGCTGCCGCACATGGGGCCGGGCTCGTCGATCATCGGCAGCTCGTCGGTGAACTCGGACTCGCCCTCGCCGACCCTCGCGCCCTACGCCGCGACCAAGGCCGCCATCGCGAACTTCACGGCGAGCCTGGCGCAGATGCTCGGCGAGCGCGGCATCCGCGCCAACAGCGTCGCCCCCGGGCCGGTGTGGACCCCGCTCATCCCGGCGACCATGCCGGAGGAGAAGGTCGAGAGCTTCGGCGGCGACACGCCGCTGGGGCGCCCCGGGCAGCCGGCGGAGCTCGCGCCGGTGTACGTCCTGCTCGCCTCCGACGAGGGCAGCTACATCAGCGGTGCGCGCATCGCCGTGACCGGCGGGCGCCCGATCCTCTAG